In Amycolatopsis solani, a single window of DNA contains:
- a CDS encoding ScbR family autoregulator-binding transcription factor — translation MSGTARGRRTREELVDAAAAIFDRLGFAGTTLETVCAEAEVTKGALYCHFPSKAALAAAVVERYCPLWWELTARLSARQSSPVQVLVGLTFEVARRLQHDPRYRASVRLPLHAELADVLAPAHFLGWLAVVRELLRRARHAGELRDGVDVRAAAESTVAEFAGTHLLARATAGEPDLAGRVRAMWRQRLPGLVEPGTSARVRLEPPEPG, via the coding sequence GTGAGCGGCACCGCTCGCGGCCGCCGGACGCGGGAGGAGCTCGTCGACGCCGCCGCCGCGATCTTCGACCGGCTCGGCTTCGCGGGCACCACGCTGGAGACGGTGTGCGCGGAGGCCGAGGTGACGAAAGGCGCGCTGTACTGCCACTTCCCGTCCAAGGCGGCGCTGGCCGCCGCGGTCGTGGAGCGGTACTGCCCGCTGTGGTGGGAGCTGACGGCGCGGCTCTCCGCGCGGCAGTCCAGCCCGGTGCAGGTGCTCGTCGGGCTGACGTTCGAGGTCGCCCGCCGGCTGCAGCACGATCCCCGCTACCGGGCGAGCGTCCGCCTGCCGCTGCACGCCGAGCTCGCGGACGTGCTCGCGCCCGCGCACTTCCTCGGCTGGCTGGCCGTGGTGCGCGAGCTGCTGCGCCGCGCCCGGCACGCGGGTGAACTGCGGGACGGCGTCGACGTGCGGGCGGCCGCCGAGAGCACCGTCGCCGAGTTCGCCGGCACCCACCTGCTCGCGCGGGCGACGGCCGGCGAGCCTGACCTCGCCGGCCGCGTCCGCGCGATGTGGCGGCAGCGCCTGCCCGGGCTCGTCGAACCCGGCACGTCGGCGCGGGTGCGCCTGGAGCCACCGGAGCCGGGGTGA
- a CDS encoding nuclear transport factor 2 family protein has product MNSAVQARCRRPDPAAIVLAQQVLLRFGTGDFAGVAQLLAPRVEWRGPTPEKPGGTCVVCTRRQVESFLSAFDSALTVAGLSVGRWVCEDDTVVVLGRIRCQAKTGGAETAYEFAVSLTAGAGLVDSCWLLAHPAGPAA; this is encoded by the coding sequence GTGAACTCTGCTGTCCAGGCCCGCTGCCGACGCCCGGATCCGGCCGCCATCGTCCTCGCGCAGCAAGTGCTCCTGCGGTTCGGCACCGGAGACTTCGCGGGCGTCGCGCAATTGCTCGCGCCGCGCGTCGAATGGCGTGGACCGACCCCGGAGAAACCCGGCGGAACCTGCGTGGTCTGCACCCGGCGGCAGGTCGAGTCGTTCCTTTCGGCGTTCGATTCCGCGCTGACCGTCGCCGGGCTCAGCGTGGGCCGCTGGGTCTGCGAGGACGACACCGTCGTGGTGCTGGGCCGGATCCGCTGCCAGGCCAAGACCGGCGGCGCCGAAACCGCCTACGAGTTCGCCGTGTCCCTCACCGCCGGGGCGGGCCTCGTCGACTCGTGCTGGCTGCTCGCGCACCCGGCGGGCCCCGCGGCGTGA
- a CDS encoding DUF4142 domain-containing protein translates to MKARSVLAVAAVLGVLLPVAPAAAAPVPADVSVEDREYLNRAHQDNLAEIVTGRLAERGSCAAVRELGPRFAAHHTDSDADLIGVATRESVTLYSVPDPGRLDRIADLAARSGPDFDAAWLRDQIGAHVAALASADRETRQGWSPEVKALADRTAPMLRQHLDEAVTALDVCTPA, encoded by the coding sequence ATGAAAGCTCGGTCCGTCTTGGCGGTGGCCGCGGTGCTCGGCGTCCTGCTGCCGGTGGCGCCGGCCGCCGCCGCCCCGGTGCCCGCCGACGTGTCCGTGGAGGACCGCGAGTACCTGAACCGGGCGCACCAGGACAACTTGGCCGAGATCGTCACCGGACGGCTGGCGGAACGGGGCAGCTGCGCGGCCGTGCGGGAACTCGGGCCCCGGTTCGCCGCCCACCACACGGATTCCGACGCCGACCTGATCGGCGTCGCGACCCGGGAGTCGGTCACGCTGTACTCCGTGCCCGACCCCGGCAGGCTCGACCGGATCGCCGACCTCGCGGCCCGCTCGGGCCCGGACTTCGACGCCGCCTGGCTGCGCGACCAGATCGGCGCGCACGTGGCGGCGCTCGCCTCGGCCGACCGGGAAACGCGGCAGGGGTGGTCGCCCGAGGTCAAGGCGCTGGCCGACCGCACGGCGCCGATGCTGCGGCAGCACTTGGACGAGGCCGTCACGGCACTGGACGTGTGCACCCCCGCGTGA
- a CDS encoding response regulator has protein sequence MHCVTTLVVDDQPVLRYALRQLLRDYAGVRDVTEAGSEREALRHCETTHPDLVITELSLAGEPAGAGICQFAKERLDRTAVLVFAGDASPAAVATALNAGADSFVHKSVSGTRLMAAVRATLAGSRVWVPAGQAAPLLAGAVPHTAAMTKREEDILALMLCRWSNDEIAGELHLARQTVKNYASRILQKLGFSSRRELVHSLASGAGPVPCATPFRPPGADG, from the coding sequence ATGCACTGCGTCACGACGCTCGTGGTGGACGACCAGCCCGTGCTCCGGTATGCGCTCCGGCAGCTGCTGCGGGACTACGCCGGGGTCCGCGACGTCACCGAAGCCGGCTCCGAGCGAGAAGCGTTGCGGCACTGCGAAACCACGCACCCCGACCTGGTCATCACCGAGCTGTCGCTCGCCGGGGAGCCGGCGGGGGCGGGCATCTGCCAGTTCGCGAAGGAACGCCTCGACCGCACGGCCGTGCTCGTGTTCGCCGGCGACGCCTCGCCCGCGGCCGTCGCGACAGCCCTGAACGCCGGCGCCGACAGCTTCGTGCACAAGTCGGTCAGCGGCACGCGGCTGATGGCCGCGGTGCGGGCCACGCTCGCGGGCAGCCGGGTGTGGGTGCCGGCCGGGCAGGCGGCGCCGCTGCTCGCCGGGGCCGTGCCCCACACCGCCGCGATGACCAAGCGGGAGGAGGACATCCTCGCACTGATGCTCTGCCGGTGGTCGAACGACGAGATCGCCGGCGAGCTGCACCTGGCCCGGCAGACGGTGAAGAACTACGCCAGCCGGATCCTGCAGAAGCTCGGGTTTTCGAGCCGGCGGGAGCTGGTGCACTCGCTGGCCTCCGGGGCCGGCCCGGTGCCCTGCGCGACGCCGTTCCGCCCGCCGGGTGCCGACGGTTGA
- a CDS encoding lamin tail domain-containing protein, producing MSTSASAKQPFPREAGSVIARGALALSLALGGLPAPPAAGPLVKIHEVLTGTAGYLVLHNVGAADVDLGGWSVRSCTGSPAPVELALLPAGAELPAGGHFLIAAAGFGGTDAAQLVVPEVPGDGEMLLDQRRARADAVGWTASSPCRERQAATACPGLAESRDAASRDTDDNLADFSCVRARI from the coding sequence GTGAGCACTTCGGCGTCGGCGAAGCAGCCGTTCCCCCGGGAGGCCGGTTCCGTGATCGCGCGAGGCGCGCTGGCTCTTTCGCTCGCGCTCGGCGGGCTCCCGGCGCCACCCGCCGCGGGGCCGCTGGTCAAGATCCACGAGGTGCTGACCGGCACGGCCGGGTACCTCGTCCTGCACAACGTCGGCGCCGCGGACGTGGACCTCGGCGGCTGGTCCGTGCGCTCGTGCACGGGCAGCCCGGCGCCGGTCGAGCTGGCGCTGCTGCCGGCGGGCGCGGAACTCCCCGCCGGCGGCCACTTCCTCATCGCCGCGGCGGGCTTCGGCGGCACGGACGCGGCGCAGCTCGTCGTGCCGGAGGTGCCGGGCGACGGCGAAATGCTGCTGGACCAGCGCCGGGCGCGAGCCGACGCCGTCGGCTGGACGGCGTCGTCACCGTGCCGGGAGCGGCAAGCGGCGACGGCGTGCCCCGGGCTCGCGGAATCGCGGGACGCGGCGAGCCGTGACACCGACGACAACCTCGCCGACTTCAGCTGCGTGCGCGCGAGGATCTGA
- a CDS encoding helix-turn-helix transcriptional regulator — protein MCELLAERRTARGWSQDDLAARLHAMSGNDSVTREEISRWERGKRIPGPYWRSWLSRVLETPCAELELAAAVTRRQRRLAESTG, from the coding sequence ATGTGCGAACTGCTGGCCGAGCGACGGACGGCGCGGGGCTGGTCCCAGGACGACCTGGCGGCCCGGCTGCACGCGATGTCCGGCAACGACAGCGTCACCCGGGAGGAGATTTCCCGCTGGGAGCGGGGAAAGCGGATCCCTGGCCCGTACTGGCGGAGCTGGCTCAGCCGGGTGCTGGAAACCCCGTGCGCGGAGCTGGAACTCGCTGCGGCGGTGACCCGGCGGCAGCGCCGGCTGGCTGAAAGTACCGGATAA
- a CDS encoding lamin tail domain-containing protein, which produces MRRLLACSAILASVAGLAAGGVAAATEEQPAVSSSVVINELSTRGPNGTTDEFIEIRNVSNRAQDLTGYTIRVYGPGNAVLDTIALPAGTVLQPKGNPGQFVVLTGQNFSGTITDQTNVVPFFLSTVEGIPSSGGVAVFSQTGAKVDGVAFSTSAFTPREGQAAVPETATTEQLAGASARDILSTDTDNNRIDFSLHQRTPGMEN; this is translated from the coding sequence ATGCGTCGTCTTCTGGCTTGCTCGGCAATCCTGGCCTCGGTAGCGGGCCTCGCGGCCGGCGGTGTGGCCGCCGCGACCGAAGAGCAGCCTGCCGTTTCGTCGTCGGTGGTGATCAACGAGCTCTCGACCCGCGGCCCGAACGGCACGACCGACGAGTTCATCGAGATCCGCAACGTCTCGAACCGCGCGCAGGACCTGACCGGCTACACGATCCGCGTGTACGGCCCGGGCAACGCGGTGCTGGACACGATCGCGCTGCCGGCGGGCACGGTGCTGCAGCCGAAGGGCAACCCCGGCCAGTTCGTGGTCCTGACCGGCCAGAACTTCTCCGGTACGATCACCGACCAGACCAACGTGGTCCCGTTCTTCCTCTCGACGGTGGAAGGCATCCCGTCGAGCGGCGGCGTCGCGGTGTTCAGCCAGACGGGCGCGAAGGTCGACGGCGTCGCGTTCAGCACGTCGGCGTTCACCCCGCGCGAAGGCCAGGCGGCGGTCCCGGAGACGGCGACGACCGAGCAGCTCGCGGGGGCCAGCGCCCGCGACATCCTGAGCACGGACACCGACAACAACCGCATCGACTTCTCCCTGCACCAGCGCACGCCGGGCATGGAGAACTGA
- a CDS encoding S8 family peptidase, which yields MSPRPPHRPKRLHLAVVAAIVLSLLPVPEAEAKAATPPDLHRVTLLTGDVVTYEQDNAGHRTAQVEPASRPDRPQPAFTITTTAEGLLVYPSDALPLITTGVLNRDLFNLTALVGDGRDDAASATIPVIARYGGRTALSATALDAKAKALPRTARRIPLTSANGVGLRVEKAGAADFWHALVTRDAAGRPALTGGISAVQLDRKVRVALDQSTVQVGAPIAWQHGLTGAGTTVAVVDTGIDAEHPDLAGKTVAAADFSGEGDVVDRNGHGTHVASIVAGTGAASGGRYKGVAPDAKLVVAKVFDASGEGDTAQVMAGIDWVVAQGAKIVNLSLGAGVSDGYDPLSQQLDTLSAEKGTLFVVAAGNAGPGDRTVTTPGAAASALTVGALDRDNSLAWFSSRGPRLRDAAVKPEIAAPGVGIAAARAAGTELGEPVDDFYTRLSGTSMATPHVAGAAAILLQQQPGLSGEALKNELVSTAKDVGLRWYEQGSGLLDIARAVTQESSGTAVASFGRTERTAAARVVRTLTYANTGDQPLDLTLKLQVRPWDDKAAPLPGMKLSGTTLSVPPKSTKSVELSEDPNDGTAGVYGGSVLATTADGSDAVRTAVSAYNAAALAPVTVRVLDSTGAPAALASVQLIDDSAGSANRNDPFLDQVSQQVDLVDGIGRVGVPAGRYSALGWVVENGAAARRWSGVSAAAVAVTGPAEITLDAATTVPATFVLPEPVDPRDRTVMLRRVIPPSASSNGYVGEAGLSTGGSTWDVRVAPAPATTTGTISLQDSAVLSSAAVFLSAGTTVLDPAYDVPSLTAKLPGERTLPLVFAEAANLAAADVRGKAVLVRIPAGSPEAVSASASAAARQVAASGGTVLLPYAGPAPIPGLTSTVVPTLSLGYDQGEALRAATSVHLVVRAVPDAMYNLSYFDRNGVPKDLTRRVDRSSLVATKTTYHADRPDLSGQKTWYAFPTGSWKTQLVQGEKIPVPGTWTEYTGPGDDRLVWKRVVTLSGTDATGRRASLAMNRQGAYRPGERTRPDEHWFRAPLHSTAVELPLDHPARYPATANGWTVLCSLCRGGTDPDLFVPGLQWTDGANYTSPYENARYFTGTTARLFRDGAEVPRSNADDPLALFPQFRLAPEQATYRLDVTDVMPAQAWVGTPSTVLFQRAPRTDTSWTFTSARSAAAPPAGYTCYPAGAACSFQPLIQLDYRIPLDPANRAPSGPAFTFDIAAASHSGARGGPVTQLKVSSSVDDGRTWTAAVAKPRGDAVWTVTVNQPSGGFVWLRTEARDASGDSVTQTVQRAYALTP from the coding sequence ATGTCCCCGCGTCCCCCTCACCGGCCGAAGCGGCTTCACCTGGCCGTCGTCGCCGCGATCGTCCTGTCCCTGCTGCCCGTGCCCGAAGCCGAAGCAAAAGCCGCCACACCGCCCGACCTCCACCGCGTCACGCTGCTCACCGGCGACGTCGTGACCTACGAACAAGACAACGCGGGGCACCGCACCGCCCAGGTCGAGCCGGCGTCGCGCCCGGACCGGCCCCAACCCGCCTTCACCATCACCACCACCGCCGAAGGCCTGCTCGTCTACCCCTCGGACGCCCTCCCGCTGATCACCACCGGCGTGCTGAACCGCGACCTGTTCAACCTCACCGCACTGGTCGGTGACGGCCGGGACGACGCGGCCTCCGCGACGATCCCGGTCATCGCCCGCTACGGCGGCCGGACCGCGCTCTCCGCGACGGCGCTGGACGCGAAGGCGAAAGCCCTCCCGCGCACCGCCCGCCGAATCCCGCTGACCAGCGCCAACGGTGTCGGGCTCCGGGTCGAAAAGGCCGGCGCGGCGGACTTCTGGCACGCACTGGTGACCCGGGACGCCGCGGGCCGGCCCGCGCTGACCGGCGGGATTTCGGCGGTCCAGCTCGACCGGAAAGTCCGGGTGGCGCTGGACCAGAGCACCGTCCAGGTCGGCGCCCCGATCGCGTGGCAGCACGGCTTGACCGGGGCCGGGACGACGGTCGCCGTCGTCGACACCGGGATCGACGCCGAGCACCCGGACCTGGCCGGCAAGACGGTCGCCGCCGCGGACTTCAGCGGGGAAGGCGACGTCGTCGACCGCAACGGCCACGGCACGCACGTCGCGTCGATCGTCGCGGGCACCGGTGCGGCTTCCGGCGGGCGCTACAAAGGTGTCGCGCCGGACGCGAAACTGGTGGTGGCCAAGGTCTTCGACGCCTCGGGCGAAGGCGACACCGCGCAGGTGATGGCCGGCATCGACTGGGTCGTGGCGCAAGGCGCGAAGATCGTCAACCTCAGCCTCGGCGCCGGGGTCAGCGACGGCTACGACCCGCTCAGCCAGCAGCTGGACACGCTTTCGGCCGAGAAGGGCACGCTGTTCGTCGTCGCCGCGGGCAACGCGGGCCCCGGCGACCGGACGGTCACGACCCCGGGCGCGGCGGCGTCGGCCCTCACCGTGGGCGCTCTCGACCGCGACAACTCCCTGGCGTGGTTCAGCAGCCGCGGGCCGCGCCTGCGCGACGCGGCGGTGAAGCCGGAGATCGCCGCGCCGGGGGTCGGCATCGCGGCGGCCCGCGCGGCGGGCACGGAGCTGGGCGAGCCGGTCGACGACTTCTACACGCGGTTGTCGGGCACGTCGATGGCCACCCCGCACGTCGCGGGCGCCGCGGCGATCCTGCTCCAGCAGCAGCCGGGGCTGTCCGGCGAAGCGCTGAAGAACGAGCTGGTCAGCACGGCGAAGGACGTCGGCCTGCGGTGGTACGAACAAGGGTCCGGGCTGCTCGACATCGCCCGCGCCGTCACCCAGGAGTCGAGCGGCACGGCGGTGGCGAGCTTCGGCCGCACCGAGCGCACTGCCGCGGCGCGGGTCGTGCGGACGCTGACCTACGCCAACACCGGCGACCAACCCCTCGATCTCACCCTGAAGCTCCAGGTGCGCCCGTGGGACGACAAGGCCGCGCCGCTCCCGGGGATGAAGCTGTCCGGGACGACCCTGTCCGTGCCGCCGAAGTCCACGAAGTCCGTGGAGCTCAGCGAAGATCCGAACGACGGCACGGCCGGCGTCTACGGCGGCTCGGTGCTGGCCACGACCGCGGACGGCTCCGACGCCGTGCGCACCGCCGTGAGCGCGTACAACGCGGCGGCGCTCGCCCCGGTCACCGTGCGGGTGCTGGATTCGACCGGGGCGCCCGCGGCGCTGGCCTCGGTGCAGCTGATCGACGACAGCGCGGGCAGCGCCAACCGCAACGACCCCTTCCTCGACCAGGTCAGCCAGCAGGTCGACCTGGTGGACGGGATCGGCCGGGTCGGCGTGCCCGCCGGCCGGTACTCGGCGCTCGGCTGGGTCGTCGAAAACGGCGCCGCGGCGCGCCGCTGGTCGGGCGTCAGCGCGGCCGCCGTCGCTGTCACCGGCCCGGCGGAGATCACCTTGGACGCGGCGACCACCGTCCCGGCCACGTTCGTCCTGCCCGAGCCCGTCGACCCGCGGGACCGGACCGTGATGCTGCGGCGGGTCATCCCGCCGTCCGCGAGCTCGAACGGCTACGTCGGCGAAGCCGGGCTGTCGACCGGCGGGTCCACTTGGGACGTCCGGGTCGCGCCGGCGCCGGCCACGACGACGGGCACGATCTCGTTGCAGGACAGCGCGGTCCTGTCGTCGGCCGCCGTCTTCCTGAGTGCGGGAACGACCGTGCTCGATCCGGCGTACGACGTCCCGTCGCTGACGGCGAAACTGCCCGGCGAGCGGACGCTGCCGCTCGTGTTCGCCGAGGCGGCGAACCTGGCGGCGGCCGACGTCCGCGGAAAGGCTGTGCTCGTGCGGATCCCGGCGGGCTCGCCCGAAGCGGTCTCCGCGAGCGCGTCGGCCGCGGCCCGCCAGGTGGCCGCGTCGGGCGGGACGGTGCTGCTCCCGTACGCCGGTCCGGCGCCGATCCCCGGGCTCACGAGCACGGTGGTGCCGACGCTTTCCCTGGGCTACGACCAAGGCGAGGCGCTGCGCGCGGCGACGTCGGTGCACCTCGTGGTGCGCGCGGTGCCCGACGCGATGTACAACCTCAGCTACTTCGACCGCAACGGCGTGCCGAAGGACCTCACGCGGCGCGTCGACCGGTCGTCGCTGGTCGCGACGAAGACGACCTACCACGCCGACCGCCCGGACCTGAGCGGGCAGAAGACCTGGTACGCCTTCCCGACCGGCTCGTGGAAGACGCAATTGGTCCAGGGCGAGAAGATCCCGGTGCCGGGCACGTGGACCGAGTACACCGGGCCGGGCGACGACCGGCTGGTCTGGAAGCGCGTGGTGACGTTGTCCGGCACCGACGCGACCGGCAGACGGGCGTCACTGGCGATGAACCGCCAGGGTGCCTACCGCCCGGGCGAGCGGACGCGGCCCGACGAGCACTGGTTCCGCGCGCCGCTGCACAGTACGGCGGTGGAGCTGCCCCTCGACCACCCGGCTCGCTACCCGGCGACGGCGAACGGCTGGACGGTGCTGTGCTCGCTGTGCCGCGGCGGGACCGACCCGGACCTGTTCGTCCCGGGTCTGCAGTGGACGGACGGCGCGAACTACACGAGCCCGTACGAGAACGCCCGCTACTTCACGGGGACGACGGCGCGCCTGTTCCGCGACGGAGCCGAAGTCCCGCGGTCCAATGCGGACGATCCGCTCGCGCTGTTCCCGCAGTTCCGGCTCGCGCCGGAGCAGGCGACTTACCGCCTGGACGTCACCGACGTGATGCCGGCCCAGGCGTGGGTGGGCACGCCCAGCACGGTCCTGTTCCAGCGCGCGCCCCGCACGGACACGTCGTGGACGTTCACCTCGGCGCGCTCCGCGGCGGCGCCACCCGCCGGGTACACGTGCTACCCGGCCGGGGCCGCGTGCTCGTTCCAGCCGCTGATCCAGCTGGACTACCGGATCCCGCTCGACCCGGCGAACCGGGCCCCGTCGGGTCCCGCGTTCACGTTCGACATCGCGGCGGCGTCCCATTCCGGCGCGCGCGGTGGCCCGGTGACCCAGCTGAAGGTGTCGTCCTCTGTGGACGATGGCCGGACGTGGACGGCGGCGGTGGCCAAGCCGCGCGGCGACGCGGTGTGGACGGTGACGGTGAACCAGCCTTCGGGTGGGTTCGTCTGGCTGCGGACGGAAGCCCGGGACGCGTCGGGCGACTCGGTCACGCAGACGGTGCAGCGGGCGTACGCGCTCACTCCCTGA
- a CDS encoding helix-turn-helix domain-containing protein, whose protein sequence is MLDIIGLRETDLDVYQAFAGSGSMTIAELRDATGLSDDQLGPIVRVLTRKGLLARLPGTPKAYAPVRPEVALGAMLGRKQQELAAARLVSERLEQRFREAPAQHPVDLVEVVHGTERIAERADQLLRRARQEVTFVDKPPYAQPPTVLHPAERELLERGVRFRGVYDRSALELHDLPTDLEAGLVLGEEARVVPEAPVKMILVDREFGLVPLRSDLPEIRTALVIRRCALLDALGALFALLWREGLPLRLPAAEQPGVLSFDDARLLALLTTGLPDRSIAKQLGMSYRTFQRRLQNLMNQLGAGTRFQAGLQAAARGWVALPRPDVRE, encoded by the coding sequence ATGCTGGACATCATCGGCCTCCGGGAAACCGACCTGGACGTCTACCAAGCCTTCGCCGGCTCCGGATCGATGACCATCGCCGAACTCCGGGACGCCACCGGGCTTTCCGACGACCAGCTCGGGCCGATCGTCCGGGTCCTCACGCGGAAGGGGCTGCTCGCCCGGCTCCCCGGGACGCCCAAGGCTTACGCCCCTGTGCGGCCGGAGGTCGCGCTCGGCGCCATGCTCGGGCGCAAGCAGCAGGAGCTGGCCGCCGCCCGGTTGGTCAGTGAGCGGCTCGAACAGCGGTTCCGGGAGGCGCCCGCGCAGCATCCCGTCGACCTCGTCGAAGTCGTGCACGGCACCGAGCGCATCGCCGAGCGGGCCGATCAGCTGTTGCGACGGGCCCGGCAAGAGGTCACCTTCGTGGACAAGCCGCCCTACGCGCAGCCGCCCACGGTGTTGCACCCGGCCGAACGCGAGCTGCTCGAACGGGGGGTCCGGTTTCGCGGGGTTTACGACCGGAGTGCGCTCGAGCTGCACGACCTCCCCACCGATCTCGAGGCCGGGCTCGTCCTCGGCGAGGAAGCCCGGGTCGTGCCGGAAGCACCCGTGAAGATGATCCTCGTCGACCGGGAGTTCGGGCTCGTCCCGCTGCGGTCCGACCTGCCCGAAATCCGGACCGCGCTCGTCATCCGGCGGTGTGCCCTCCTCGACGCGCTCGGTGCGCTCTTCGCGCTCCTGTGGCGCGAAGGGCTGCCGCTGCGGTTGCCGGCCGCCGAGCAGCCGGGCGTCCTGTCCTTCGACGACGCCCGGCTGCTCGCCCTGCTCACCACCGGCCTGCCCGACCGCAGCATCGCCAAGCAGCTCGGGATGAGCTACCGGACCTTCCAGCGCCGGCTGCAGAACCTGATGAACCAGCTCGGCGCCGGCACCCGGTTCCAAGCCGGCCTGCAAGCAGCCGCGCGCGGGTGGGTCGCGCTTCCCCGGCCCGACGTCAGGGAGTGA
- a CDS encoding threonine ammonia-lyase, translating into MTPPVTLDDIRDAAARLAGVAHRTPVVRSRTLDDLVGAEVLLKCENLQRIGAFKFRGAYNAASRLSPEQLAKGIAAYSSGNHAQAVALAARELGSSAVILVPEDTPQSKVDATRGYGAEVVTYDRYTGDRVALGEALAAERGLALIPPYEHPHVIAGQGTAALELLEDHGPVDTLVVPVGGGGLIAGSSTAAKALQPGIRIVGVEPEDGDDTKRSLDAGERVSIPVPRTIADGQAASIPGELTFSINRNLVDDIALVSDDAVREAMRFAFERLKLVLEPSGATGLAAVLSGRVAASGRVGVILSGGNVSPERFAELIAR; encoded by the coding sequence ATGACCCCGCCCGTGACCCTCGACGACATCCGCGACGCCGCCGCCCGGCTTGCCGGCGTCGCCCACCGGACCCCGGTCGTGCGCTCCCGCACCCTCGACGACCTCGTCGGCGCCGAAGTCCTGCTGAAGTGCGAAAACCTCCAGCGCATCGGGGCGTTCAAGTTCCGCGGCGCGTACAACGCCGCTTCCCGGCTCTCACCCGAACAGCTGGCCAAGGGCATCGCCGCGTACTCCTCGGGCAACCACGCCCAGGCCGTCGCGCTCGCCGCCCGGGAACTGGGGAGCAGCGCGGTCATCCTCGTCCCCGAAGACACCCCGCAGTCCAAAGTGGACGCGACCAGGGGGTACGGCGCCGAGGTCGTCACCTACGACCGGTACACCGGCGACCGCGTCGCACTCGGCGAAGCACTGGCCGCCGAGCGGGGATTGGCCCTGATCCCGCCGTACGAGCACCCGCACGTCATCGCCGGCCAGGGCACCGCGGCGCTGGAACTGCTCGAAGACCACGGTCCGGTGGACACGCTCGTCGTCCCGGTCGGCGGGGGCGGCCTGATCGCGGGCAGTTCGACCGCCGCGAAGGCCTTGCAACCCGGCATCCGCATCGTCGGCGTCGAGCCCGAAGACGGGGACGACACCAAGCGCTCCCTCGACGCGGGCGAACGCGTTTCGATCCCCGTCCCGCGCACCATCGCCGACGGCCAGGCGGCCTCGATTCCGGGCGAGCTGACCTTCTCGATCAACCGTAACCTGGTCGACGACATCGCGCTGGTGTCCGACGACGCGGTGCGCGAGGCGATGCGGTTCGCGTTCGAACGCCTCAAGCTCGTCCTCGAACCCAGTGGCGCGACCGGCCTGGCGGCGGTGCTGAGCGGGCGGGTGGCCGCGTCCGGCCGGGTCGGGGTGATCCTCAGCGGCGGGAACGTCAGCCCGGAGCGCTTCGCCGAACTGATCGCCCGGTAG
- a CDS encoding helix-turn-helix transcriptional regulator, with protein MSEQDAILAALAPVADGIAATLGSFCEVVVHDFRRPETSVVAIAGSVTERSVGGSMSEIGMGLLAQGDDAEDQLNYVTRTASGKLVKSSTMLVRDSGGTVFGALCVNLDVTALGQLRTLVAELADVGTTVDAPTTTFGDDIDAVVDAIVDEHQLRLNKPWAALSRDERLDLFRSLHRRGVFAVRRAVPQVATRIGISRASAYTYLAEIRAEGAS; from the coding sequence ATGTCTGAGCAGGACGCGATCCTCGCCGCGCTGGCCCCGGTCGCCGACGGCATCGCGGCGACGCTGGGCTCGTTCTGCGAAGTCGTCGTGCACGACTTCCGCCGTCCGGAGACGTCGGTGGTGGCGATCGCCGGCTCGGTCACCGAACGCAGCGTCGGCGGCTCGATGAGCGAGATCGGCATGGGCCTGCTGGCGCAGGGCGACGACGCCGAGGACCAGCTGAACTACGTCACGCGCACCGCGTCCGGGAAGCTCGTGAAGTCCTCGACCATGCTGGTGCGCGACAGCGGCGGCACGGTCTTCGGCGCGCTCTGCGTGAACCTCGACGTGACCGCGCTGGGGCAGCTGCGCACCCTCGTCGCCGAGCTCGCCGACGTCGGGACGACCGTGGACGCGCCGACCACGACCTTCGGCGACGACATCGACGCCGTCGTGGACGCGATCGTCGACGAACACCAGCTGCGCCTGAACAAGCCGTGGGCCGCGCTGAGCCGCGACGAGCGCCTCGACCTCTTCCGCAGCCTGCACCGGCGCGGCGTGTTCGCCGTCCGGCGAGCGGTGCCCCAGGTCGCCACCCGGATCGGCATCTCCCGCGCCTCCGCCTACACCTACCTCGCCGAAATCCGCGCCGAAGGAGCCTCATGA
- a CDS encoding RidA family protein, whose amino-acid sequence MSSEHPYPAAFRSGDLVAVSGRLGVTATGAPAPGGFDAECPQAFANLDAALHSVGASRADVVKVVVYLTDIADRDGLNRVYEEFFAEPRPARSCVGVAALPYGGVVEVEALARVRDV is encoded by the coding sequence GTGAGCAGCGAACACCCTTACCCCGCCGCCTTCCGCAGTGGCGACCTCGTCGCCGTGTCCGGCCGGCTCGGCGTCACCGCGACCGGCGCGCCGGCGCCCGGCGGCTTCGACGCCGAATGCCCCCAGGCGTTCGCCAACCTCGACGCCGCCCTGCACTCGGTCGGGGCGAGCCGCGCGGACGTGGTCAAGGTCGTCGTCTACCTGACCGACATCGCCGACCGCGACGGCCTCAACCGCGTCTACGAAGAGTTCTTCGCCGAGCCACGACCCGCTCGCAGCTGTGTCGGGGTCGCGGCGCTGCCCTACGGCGGGGTCGTCGAAGTCGAGGCGCTCGCCCGGGTGCGCGATGTCTGA